The proteins below come from a single Asanoa ferruginea genomic window:
- a CDS encoding class E sortase: MTGNQNGRHRASDADATAVIPRVTEPTLQTAPAAEAAPVSTGPTARSAEPIPLPKRIGEQPTRPHPRPLEHAVGARQPAAVRDVPVTAGPPLRAPAPEAAPDTTAVIPKVSDATAVIPKVSDATAVIPKVVDETSTIPRVPSREQLAKQSPDMTTVMGAVPPAPDRPGPGDLPAPEPPRRGERVVRLRAQNDGDGYRSVYSELTRPTAWSRIRAGIRVSGELMITFGLVVLLFAAYEVWGVGVIQGGKQDALAGALEQQWNQSPGDDPTVGPTPAGGTGGLGSKIHGIAKLYLPALGQQWVVVEGVTQADIRYAPGHYPDTAMPGEIGNFSVAGHRNRATFWRLDELHNGDAIVVESKDQWFIYHVVKTRIVVPTQVEVVAPVPMLPGSKPTKAMVTLTTCNPKFDNYQRLIVHGELVRTQPKSQGDPVELKG, from the coding sequence ATGACGGGCAATCAGAACGGGCGCCATCGGGCGTCCGACGCCGACGCGACCGCGGTCATCCCGCGAGTGACCGAGCCGACGCTGCAGACCGCTCCGGCGGCCGAGGCGGCGCCGGTCAGCACCGGCCCGACGGCACGCTCGGCCGAGCCGATCCCGCTGCCGAAGCGGATCGGCGAGCAACCGACGCGGCCGCACCCCCGCCCCCTGGAGCACGCGGTGGGCGCCCGCCAGCCGGCGGCGGTGCGCGACGTCCCGGTGACCGCCGGCCCGCCGCTGCGCGCCCCGGCCCCCGAGGCGGCACCGGACACCACGGCGGTCATCCCGAAGGTCTCCGACGCCACCGCGGTGATCCCCAAGGTCTCCGACGCCACCGCCGTCATTCCCAAGGTGGTCGACGAGACGTCGACCATCCCCCGGGTGCCGAGCCGCGAGCAGCTCGCCAAGCAGTCACCCGACATGACCACCGTGATGGGCGCGGTGCCGCCGGCGCCCGACAGGCCGGGTCCGGGCGACCTGCCGGCACCGGAGCCGCCCCGACGCGGCGAGCGGGTCGTCCGGCTGCGCGCCCAGAACGACGGCGACGGCTATCGCAGCGTCTACTCCGAGCTGACCCGGCCGACCGCGTGGTCGCGGATCCGCGCCGGCATCCGGGTCAGCGGCGAGCTGATGATCACCTTTGGCCTGGTGGTGCTGCTGTTCGCCGCCTACGAGGTCTGGGGTGTCGGCGTCATCCAGGGCGGCAAGCAGGACGCCCTGGCCGGCGCGCTCGAGCAGCAGTGGAACCAGTCGCCTGGCGACGACCCGACGGTCGGGCCGACCCCGGCGGGTGGCACCGGCGGCCTCGGCTCGAAGATCCACGGCATCGCCAAGCTCTACTTGCCCGCCCTCGGCCAGCAGTGGGTGGTGGTCGAGGGGGTGACCCAGGCCGACATCCGCTACGCGCCCGGCCACTACCCCGACACCGCGATGCCCGGCGAGATCGGCAACTTCTCCGTCGCCGGCCACCGCAACCGGGCCACCTTCTGGCGGCTCGACGAGTTGCACAACGGCGACGCGATCGTGGTCGAGTCCAAGGACCAGTGGTTCATCTACCACGTCGTGAAGACCCGCATCGTCGTGCCGACCCAGGTCGAGGTCGTCGCTCCGGTGCCGATGCTGCCCGGCTCCAAGCCGACCAAGGCGATGGTCACGCTGACCACCTGCAACCCCAAGTTCGACAACTATCAGCGCCTCATCGTCCACGGTGAGTTGGTCCGCACCCAGCCCAAGTCGCAGGGCGACCCGGTCGAGCTGAAGGGCTGA
- a CDS encoding DUF881 domain-containing protein, with the protein MQNPPSGLTVWRNALRRLARFRKPRSAWSAFVPLIALAAGLLFTTSAKTADGTALREDRRPKLAQVVNEERDRVTASQQKARELAAAVKSQTDALARTDGPIRAESERAEQMEPAAGFTALHGPGLTVRLDDAPPRTGDRPDNVRPDDLVVHQGDVQAVVNALWTGGAEAMSIMGVRVLSTSAVRCVGNTLLLHGRVYSPPFVITAIGDPTAMRQALGASDGVRLFKDAVEHFQLGYQETVEKDVTIPAFEGSSALRSAKVTS; encoded by the coding sequence GTGCAGAACCCGCCGTCCGGTTTGACCGTGTGGCGAAACGCACTGCGCCGGCTGGCGCGGTTCCGCAAGCCACGTAGCGCCTGGTCAGCCTTTGTTCCGTTGATCGCGCTGGCGGCCGGGCTGCTCTTCACCACCTCGGCCAAGACCGCCGACGGCACCGCGTTGCGCGAAGACCGCCGCCCGAAGCTGGCCCAGGTGGTCAACGAGGAGCGCGACCGGGTCACCGCCAGCCAGCAGAAGGCTCGGGAGCTCGCCGCCGCCGTCAAGAGCCAGACTGACGCGCTGGCCCGCACCGACGGCCCGATCCGGGCCGAGAGCGAGCGCGCCGAGCAGATGGAGCCGGCGGCCGGGTTCACCGCGCTGCACGGCCCGGGGCTCACCGTGCGTCTCGACGACGCGCCACCACGGACCGGCGACCGGCCCGACAACGTTCGTCCCGATGATCTCGTCGTCCATCAGGGCGACGTGCAGGCCGTGGTCAACGCGCTCTGGACCGGCGGTGCCGAAGCCATGTCGATCATGGGAGTCCGGGTGTTGTCAACCAGCGCGGTAAGGTGTGTCGGCAACACTCTCCTCCTGCACGGACGTGTCTACTCTCCACCGTTCGTCATCACCGCGATCGGTGATCCCACCGCGATGCGCCAGGCATTGGGTGCATCCGACGGCGTACGTCTCTTCAAAGACGCTGTCGAACACTTCCAGCTCGGATATCAAGAGACGGTGGAGAAGGACGTGACGATCCCGGCGTTCGAGGGGTCAAGTGCCCTCCGATCAGCGAAGGTGACTTCATGA
- a CDS encoding cell division protein CrgA: MPKSQVRKKKVYTPPTDVRPSAAAASRKPSPSWLPITGVGLIVFGIAWLVVYYLSDTNYPVASWTYWNLAIGFGAMVASLAVFSRWR, translated from the coding sequence GTGCCCAAGTCGCAGGTTCGCAAGAAGAAGGTCTACACCCCCCCGACCGACGTGCGTCCGTCGGCGGCGGCCGCGAGCCGTAAGCCCAGCCCAAGCTGGCTGCCGATCACCGGCGTCGGGCTTATCGTGTTCGGCATCGCCTGGCTGGTGGTCTACTACCTGTCCGACACGAACTACCCGGTCGCGTCCTGGACCTACTGGAACCTGGCGATCGGTTTCGGTGCGATGGTCGCCTCACTCGCGGTGTTCAGTCGCTGGCGCTAA
- a CDS encoding (Fe-S)-binding protein, with protein sequence MGVVEIICTTIAGLITLVAVALAARAVTRMLGVVRQGQPDPARLGSWGARTKVMLKETAGHTRMLKWSVIGAAHWFVMVAFVVLSLLVLEAYFEVVSPSGGIPWLSSWVVFGFATEIIGILGLLGIAYLISVRLRSRPGRVRGLSRFTGSTMWQGYFVEWVIVGVLICGFLIRGFKAANDHLDFPTWAAPLSHGLGSILPAWESGAPIVAVIKIVISMTWLIVISLNVTMGVAWHRFLAFPNIFFKRDPAAAAGSGLGGLKPMMSNGKPLDFEEADPEKDQFGVAQVEQFTWKGLLDFSTCTECGRCQSQCPAWNTGKPLSPKLLILSLRDHAYAKAPYLLAGGGKDLTGEEKASAEQLVGVDVLAMAEANRPLIGGAADGGVIDPDVLWSCTTCGACVEQCPVDIEHVDHIVDMRRYQVLIESSFPSEAGVMLRNLENKGNPWGAPPNTREDWTKGLDFEVKRAGAGDDFEYLFWVGCAGAFEDRAKKTTRAVATLLHEAGVDFAILGEGETCTGDPARRIGNEFVFQMLAQQNVETLNDAGVKKIVASCPHCFNTLRNEYGALGGSFEVVHHTQLLADLVASGKLTPVQPVDGGVTYHDPCYLGRHNRVFTPPREVLEASAGGADVTEMPRNSERSFCCGAGGARMWMEERIGKRINIERVEEAISTGAHTIAVGCPFCFTMISDGVTSKQAAGATDGVEVVDVATVLLRSVKPESPASSTEPEAATAG encoded by the coding sequence ATGGGCGTCGTCGAGATCATCTGCACGACCATCGCGGGTCTCATCACGCTCGTCGCCGTGGCGCTGGCTGCCCGCGCTGTCACGCGGATGCTTGGCGTCGTGCGTCAGGGCCAGCCCGACCCCGCCCGGCTGGGTTCCTGGGGCGCCCGCACCAAGGTCATGCTCAAGGAGACCGCGGGCCACACCCGGATGTTGAAGTGGTCGGTGATCGGCGCCGCGCACTGGTTCGTGATGGTCGCGTTCGTCGTCCTCTCGCTGCTGGTTCTCGAGGCCTACTTCGAGGTCGTCTCGCCGTCCGGTGGCATCCCCTGGCTGTCGAGTTGGGTCGTCTTCGGCTTCGCGACGGAGATCATCGGGATCCTCGGCCTTCTGGGCATCGCCTATCTGATCTCGGTGCGCCTCCGCAGCAGGCCGGGCCGCGTGCGCGGCCTGTCGCGATTCACCGGCTCGACAATGTGGCAGGGCTATTTCGTCGAGTGGGTCATCGTCGGCGTGCTGATCTGCGGTTTCCTGATCCGCGGTTTCAAGGCCGCCAACGACCATCTCGACTTCCCGACCTGGGCCGCACCGCTGTCGCACGGCCTGGGTTCGATCCTGCCGGCCTGGGAGTCGGGCGCCCCGATCGTCGCCGTTATCAAGATCGTCATTTCGATGACGTGGCTGATCGTGATCTCGTTGAACGTGACGATGGGCGTCGCCTGGCACCGGTTCCTGGCGTTCCCGAACATCTTCTTCAAGCGTGACCCCGCGGCGGCGGCCGGTTCGGGCCTGGGTGGCCTGAAACCGATGATGTCCAACGGCAAGCCGCTCGACTTCGAGGAGGCCGACCCGGAGAAGGACCAGTTCGGCGTCGCCCAGGTCGAGCAGTTCACCTGGAAGGGCCTTCTCGACTTCTCCACGTGTACGGAGTGCGGCCGTTGCCAGTCGCAGTGCCCCGCGTGGAACACCGGCAAGCCGCTGTCGCCGAAGCTGCTGATCCTCTCGCTGCGCGACCACGCGTACGCGAAGGCTCCTTATCTTCTGGCCGGTGGTGGCAAGGACCTGACCGGTGAGGAGAAGGCTTCCGCGGAGCAACTCGTCGGCGTCGACGTTCTCGCGATGGCCGAGGCCAACCGGCCGCTGATCGGCGGCGCCGCCGACGGAGGCGTGATCGACCCCGACGTGCTCTGGTCGTGCACGACCTGCGGGGCGTGCGTGGAGCAGTGCCCGGTCGACATCGAACACGTGGACCACATCGTCGACATGCGCCGCTATCAGGTGTTGATCGAGTCGTCGTTCCCGTCCGAGGCCGGCGTCATGCTCCGCAACCTGGAGAACAAGGGCAACCCGTGGGGCGCGCCGCCGAACACCCGCGAAGACTGGACCAAGGGCCTGGACTTCGAGGTCAAGCGGGCCGGCGCCGGTGACGATTTCGAATACCTGTTCTGGGTCGGCTGCGCCGGCGCGTTCGAAGACCGGGCGAAGAAGACCACCCGGGCGGTCGCGACCCTGCTGCACGAGGCCGGCGTCGACTTCGCGATCCTGGGCGAGGGCGAGACCTGCACCGGCGACCCGGCCCGGCGGATCGGCAACGAGTTCGTCTTCCAGATGCTCGCCCAGCAAAACGTCGAAACTCTGAACGACGCCGGCGTGAAGAAGATCGTCGCGTCCTGCCCGCACTGCTTCAACACCCTGCGCAACGAATACGGCGCTCTTGGCGGGTCGTTCGAGGTCGTCCACCACACCCAACTGCTCGCCGACCTGGTCGCTTCGGGCAAGCTGACCCCGGTCCAGCCGGTCGACGGTGGGGTCACCTACCACGACCCGTGCTACCTGGGCCGCCACAACCGGGTCTTCACCCCGCCGCGCGAGGTCCTGGAAGCGAGCGCCGGCGGTGCCGACGTGACCGAGATGCCGCGCAACAGCGAGCGCTCGTTCTGCTGCGGTGCCGGCGGCGCCCGGATGTGGATGGAAGAGCGGATCGGCAAGCGGATCAACATCGAACGCGTCGAGGAAGCCATCTCCACCGGCGCACACACGATCGCGGTCGGCTGCCCGTTCTGCTTCACCATGATCAGCGACGGCGTCACCTCGAAGCAGGCCGCCGGCGCCACCGACGGCGTCGAGGTCGTCGACGTCGCCACCGTGCTGCTCCGCTCGGTCAAGCCGGAGAGCCCCGCGTCGTCGACCGAGCCCGAGGCCGCCACCGCGGGGTGA
- a CDS encoding sensor histidine kinase, with protein MIATAGRLFVGVIIGAGTAVAEIAFLGWAALVTLVRPRPATTIEPLARHLVEVERRRIARYLPGGPAAPHLDDYTSRRALAYLGVRWIVGLLGGVVALLFLYGLATGVVWARDLLVGRSGALLVIAQVVGGLVLFFLAVQGFLGVAALDRRLAQRMLVPGDRVRYERRISELAASRAGVVAAVDAERRRIERDLHDGVQQRLVALGLLLGQARRRPDRSAELVRQAHGEAREILDALRDVAWRAYPADLDTLGLAEALSRVAERSGVSITCAVDRLPQAVETAAYFVVSEAVTNATKHAPGSRVTVNVVTTDQEVRVTVTDDGPGGADPSGGGLSGLARRAAALDGRLTVDSPPGGPTTILAVLPCG; from the coding sequence ATGATCGCCACGGCCGGCCGGCTCTTCGTCGGCGTGATCATCGGCGCGGGCACCGCGGTCGCCGAGATCGCGTTCCTCGGCTGGGCCGCCCTGGTCACGCTGGTCCGCCCGCGCCCGGCCACCACCATCGAGCCCCTGGCCCGCCACCTGGTCGAGGTCGAGCGCCGGCGGATCGCCCGATACCTGCCCGGCGGCCCAGCGGCCCCGCATCTCGACGACTACACCAGCCGCCGCGCCCTGGCCTACCTCGGTGTCCGTTGGATCGTCGGTCTGCTCGGCGGGGTGGTCGCCCTGCTCTTCCTCTACGGCCTGGCCACCGGCGTGGTCTGGGCCCGCGACCTGCTCGTCGGCCGCAGCGGGGCGCTGCTGGTCATCGCCCAGGTGGTCGGCGGCCTGGTGCTGTTCTTCCTGGCCGTGCAGGGCTTCCTCGGCGTCGCCGCGCTCGACCGCCGGCTGGCGCAGCGGATGCTGGTGCCCGGCGACCGGGTGCGCTACGAGCGGCGGATCAGCGAACTCGCGGCCAGCCGGGCCGGCGTCGTCGCGGCGGTCGACGCGGAACGCCGGCGGATCGAACGCGACCTGCACGACGGTGTCCAGCAGCGGCTGGTCGCCCTCGGCCTGCTGCTCGGCCAGGCCCGCCGCAGGCCCGACCGCTCCGCTGAGCTCGTGCGCCAGGCGCACGGCGAGGCCCGGGAGATCCTCGACGCGCTGCGCGACGTCGCCTGGCGGGCCTACCCGGCCGATCTCGACACCCTCGGCCTGGCGGAGGCGCTGTCGCGGGTGGCCGAGCGCAGCGGGGTCTCGATCACGTGCGCGGTCGACCGGCTGCCCCAGGCCGTGGAAACCGCCGCCTACTTCGTCGTCTCCGAGGCGGTCACCAACGCGACCAAGCACGCACCCGGCAGCCGCGTCACGGTCAACGTCGTGACCACCGACCAGGAGGTACGCGTGACCGTGACCGACGACGGCCCCGGCGGCGCCGACCCGTCCGGCGGCGGCCTGTCCGGCCTGGCCCGCCGGGCGGCGGCCCTCGACGGCCGGCTCACGGTCGACAGCCCGCCGGGCGGCCCGACGACGATCCTGGCGGTGCTGCCATGCGGGTGA
- a CDS encoding response regulator, translated as MRVILAEDSVLLRAGLARLLTDEGHEVVAAVGDATALLAAVAADQPDVVVADVRMPPTHRDEGLRAAVEIRTRWPAVGVLMLSQYVERRYAVELLTTRSDGVGYLLKDRVAEVGEFLEALDRVAAGRAAFDPEVVRQLLARTSHTDPLRRLTPREAEVLDRMAQGHTNAGIAAQLHVSQSAVEKHVNAIFDKLDLSHTTGYSRRILAVLHYLGS; from the coding sequence ATGCGGGTGATCCTGGCCGAGGACTCGGTCCTGCTCCGCGCCGGCCTGGCCCGGCTACTCACCGACGAGGGCCACGAGGTGGTGGCCGCCGTCGGCGACGCCACCGCGCTGCTGGCCGCGGTGGCGGCCGACCAGCCCGACGTGGTCGTCGCCGACGTGCGGATGCCGCCTACCCACCGCGACGAGGGACTGCGGGCGGCGGTCGAGATCCGCACCCGCTGGCCGGCGGTGGGTGTGCTGATGCTGTCGCAATACGTCGAACGCCGCTACGCGGTCGAGTTGCTGACCACCCGCAGCGACGGCGTCGGCTATCTGCTGAAGGACCGGGTCGCCGAGGTGGGCGAGTTCCTGGAGGCGCTGGACCGGGTCGCCGCCGGCCGGGCCGCGTTCGATCCGGAGGTGGTCCGGCAGTTGCTGGCCCGCACGTCGCACACCGACCCGCTGCGCCGGCTGACGCCGCGCGAGGCGGAGGTCCTGGATCGGATGGCACAGGGCCACACCAACGCCGGCATCGCGGCGCAGCTGCACGTCTCGCAGAGCGCGGTCGAGAAGCACGTCAACGCCATCTTCGACAAACTCGACCTGTCCCACACCACCGGCTACAGCCGCCGCATCCTGGCCGTGCTGCACTACCTCGGGTCCTGA
- a CDS encoding DedA family protein, with protein sequence MIFASEPQTASGVAAWAVDLMDRLGAPGAGLAIALENLFPPLPSEIILPLAGFTASQGSMSLAAALFWTTAGSVVGALALYLVGALVGRRRIRALAARLPLIRLRDIDRTEAWFARHGTKAVFLGRMIPIFRSLISLPAGVERMPVPTFLALTTAGSLIWNAIFVLAGYQLGESWWRVEAYAGLLQKIVIVTVAAAVAWFLASRLRRRPGGSHRMGQDPR encoded by the coding sequence ATGATCTTTGCTAGCGAACCGCAGACCGCGAGCGGCGTAGCCGCCTGGGCCGTCGACCTGATGGACCGCCTCGGCGCGCCCGGGGCCGGCCTGGCCATCGCCCTCGAGAACCTGTTCCCGCCGCTGCCGAGCGAGATCATCCTGCCGCTCGCCGGGTTCACCGCCAGCCAGGGCAGCATGAGCCTGGCGGCCGCACTGTTCTGGACCACCGCCGGCTCGGTGGTCGGCGCCCTGGCCCTCTATCTGGTCGGCGCACTGGTCGGCCGGCGCCGGATCCGCGCGCTGGCCGCGCGGCTGCCGCTGATCCGGCTGCGCGACATCGACCGCACCGAAGCCTGGTTCGCCCGGCACGGCACCAAGGCCGTCTTCCTCGGCCGGATGATCCCGATCTTCCGCAGCCTGATCTCGCTGCCGGCGGGCGTGGAGCGGATGCCGGTCCCGACGTTCCTGGCGCTGACCACGGCCGGCAGTCTGATCTGGAACGCCATCTTCGTGCTGGCCGGCTATCAACTCGGCGAGTCGTGGTGGCGCGTCGAGGCGTACGCCGGCCTGCTCCAGAAGATCGTCATCGTGACCGTCGCGGCGGCGGTCGCCTGGTTCCTCGCCTCCCGGCTGCGCCGCCGGCCCGGCGGCAGCCACCGGATGGGTCAGGACCCGAGGTAG
- a CDS encoding GOLPH3/VPS74 family protein has protein sequence MATLTFADELALLTHDDEGANKMSALNFGYGLGGALLVELALAERIEIADGRIVVVDPTPTGHPLVDDALAQIAGANRARKPKDWVSALAKGLPDRVLDGLVAAGILTREDGKVLWVFSRTRYPSPGGQEPPAETAVRARLDLAIRSSGPIDPRTAALLALVRATKFERSAFPDVPRDQVKARLDEVDQADWAPAAVKKAIEEMQTAILLTVIIPATIAATS, from the coding sequence ATGGCCACTCTCACCTTCGCTGACGAACTCGCCCTGCTCACCCACGACGACGAGGGCGCCAACAAGATGTCCGCGCTCAACTTCGGCTACGGCCTCGGCGGCGCCCTGCTCGTCGAGCTCGCCCTGGCGGAGCGGATCGAGATCGCCGACGGGCGGATCGTGGTGGTCGACCCGACGCCGACCGGCCATCCGCTGGTCGACGACGCACTGGCCCAGATCGCCGGCGCCAACCGGGCCCGCAAGCCGAAGGACTGGGTCAGCGCACTGGCGAAGGGGCTGCCGGACAGGGTGCTCGACGGCCTGGTCGCGGCCGGCATTCTGACCCGCGAAGACGGCAAGGTGCTGTGGGTGTTCAGCCGCACCCGCTATCCGTCGCCGGGCGGCCAGGAGCCGCCGGCGGAGACGGCGGTGCGGGCCAGGCTCGATCTCGCGATCCGGTCGTCGGGCCCGATCGATCCGCGCACGGCGGCGCTATTGGCGTTGGTACGCGCGACGAAATTCGAGCGGTCGGCGTTCCCGGACGTGCCGCGCGACCAGGTCAAGGCCCGGCTGGACGAGGTCGACCAGGCCGACTGGGCCCCGGCGGCGGTGAAGAAGGCGATCGAGGAGATGCAGACCGCGATCCTGCTCACGGTGATCATCCCGGCGACGATCGCCGCGACGAGCTGA
- a CDS encoding hemolysin family protein yields the protein MKQSRRGEPIIDVLLYTILPLAGFVLLTAANAFFVAAEFGLVTVDRAEIDRRAASGDKRAATVRKALHELSFNLSGAQLGITIAALLTGYIAEPALAKLFRPLIEPLAHDSTRTVSTILALALATLLSMLFGELVPKNGALARPMAAVLATVTPLRVFSAMFKWLITALNASANWVVRRLGVEPQEELASARSPEELGLLAAISARAGALPSDTAMLLQRTIRFADKRAAEAMTPRVDVIALRGTASVAELLEAAQESGRTRFPVYEDTLDLVTGVASVPDALGVPPARRTTTTVSAVAREPVFVPESLDLERVLAALRTANADLAIVVDEYGGTDGVVTIEDLVEELVGEIADEFDPEAVEETGAVELTVPGGDPTFLVDGVLREDELADLTGFRIPEGPYETLAGFIMARLGHIPVAGETIVEDGWEFTVVEVERHRVEQVRVVRPEADHA from the coding sequence ATGAAACAATCCCGCCGAGGTGAACCGATCATCGACGTCCTGCTCTACACCATCCTTCCGCTGGCCGGGTTCGTGCTCCTGACCGCAGCCAACGCCTTCTTCGTGGCAGCGGAGTTCGGTCTGGTCACGGTCGACCGTGCGGAGATCGACCGGCGTGCGGCGAGCGGCGACAAGCGGGCCGCCACGGTGCGCAAGGCCCTGCACGAGCTGTCCTTCAACCTCTCCGGCGCGCAGCTCGGCATCACCATCGCCGCCCTGCTCACCGGCTATATCGCCGAGCCGGCGCTGGCCAAGCTGTTCCGGCCGCTGATCGAGCCGCTGGCGCACGACTCGACCCGCACCGTGAGCACGATCCTCGCGCTGGCGCTGGCCACCCTGCTCTCGATGCTGTTCGGCGAGCTGGTGCCGAAGAACGGCGCGCTGGCCCGCCCGATGGCCGCGGTGCTCGCCACGGTGACCCCGCTGCGGGTGTTCTCGGCGATGTTCAAATGGCTGATCACGGCCCTCAACGCCTCAGCCAACTGGGTGGTCCGCCGGCTCGGCGTCGAGCCACAGGAGGAACTGGCCAGCGCCCGCTCGCCCGAGGAGCTCGGGCTGCTCGCCGCGATCTCCGCCCGGGCCGGCGCGCTGCCCAGCGACACGGCGATGTTGCTGCAACGGACGATCCGGTTCGCCGACAAGCGGGCCGCCGAGGCGATGACGCCGCGGGTCGACGTGATCGCCCTGCGCGGCACGGCGAGCGTCGCCGAGCTGCTCGAAGCGGCCCAGGAGAGCGGACGGACCCGATTCCCGGTGTACGAGGACACCCTCGACCTCGTCACCGGTGTCGCGTCGGTGCCGGACGCGCTCGGGGTACCCCCGGCGCGTCGGACGACCACGACGGTGTCGGCGGTGGCCCGCGAGCCGGTTTTCGTCCCGGAGAGCCTCGACCTGGAACGCGTGCTCGCCGCACTGCGGACGGCGAATGCCGACCTCGCGATCGTGGTCGACGAGTATGGCGGCACAGACGGCGTGGTGACGATCGAAGACCTGGTCGAGGAGCTGGTCGGTGAGATCGCCGACGAGTTCGACCCGGAGGCGGTCGAGGAGACCGGCGCCGTCGAGCTGACCGTGCCGGGCGGCGACCCGACCTTCCTGGTCGACGGCGTGCTGCGCGAAGACGAACTTGCCGACCTGACCGGGTTCCGGATCCCCGAGGGCCCCTACGAGACGCTGGCCGGCTTCATCATGGCCCGGCTCGGGCACATCCCGGTCGCCGGCGAGACGATCGTGGAAGACGGTTGGGAGTTCACCGTCGTCGAGGTCGAGCGGCACCGGGTCGAGCAGGTCCGGGTCGTCAGGCCGGAGGCCGACCATGCTTAA
- a CDS encoding hemolysin family protein has translation MLNLLVTVVLILGNAFFVGSEFALIASRRTAIEPMASSSRRARMALSAMNQIPLMIAGAQLGITICSLGLGAIAEPAIAHLFESPFHAAGLPEAAVHPVAFVVALMIVVYLHTVIGEMVPKNIAIAGPETSALWLGPAMLAFCVATKPLLVALKWISRLVLKLWRVEATDAVKTVFTAEELAGLVQQARTEGLLGSEEHARITGALALHDRTAADAMRPWSSVTTVADDVSPASLEVLATRTGWSRFPVVQRSTRRVLGFVHVKDIIGYAGANRTAPVPAEIVRGLTVVPPDRSLADLLLSMRRERHHMVLVSDGRAPLGVVTLDDVLNAVVGRGNSGFPGGGATPPVPA, from the coding sequence ATGCTTAACCTGCTGGTCACGGTCGTGCTGATCCTCGGCAACGCGTTCTTTGTGGGCAGCGAGTTCGCGCTCATCGCGTCGCGCCGCACCGCCATCGAGCCGATGGCCAGCAGCTCGCGGCGGGCCCGGATGGCGCTGTCGGCGATGAACCAGATCCCGCTGATGATCGCCGGCGCCCAACTCGGCATCACCATCTGCTCGCTCGGGCTCGGAGCGATCGCCGAGCCGGCCATCGCGCACCTCTTCGAGAGCCCGTTCCACGCGGCCGGGCTGCCGGAGGCCGCGGTGCACCCGGTCGCCTTCGTCGTCGCGCTGATGATCGTGGTCTACCTGCACACGGTGATCGGCGAGATGGTGCCGAAGAACATCGCGATCGCCGGCCCGGAGACCTCGGCGCTCTGGCTCGGCCCGGCGATGCTGGCGTTCTGCGTGGCCACCAAGCCGCTGCTGGTCGCCCTCAAGTGGATCTCCCGGCTGGTGCTCAAGCTGTGGCGGGTCGAGGCGACCGACGCCGTGAAGACCGTGTTCACCGCGGAGGAACTCGCCGGGCTGGTGCAGCAGGCGCGCACCGAGGGGCTGCTCGGCTCGGAGGAGCACGCCCGGATCACCGGCGCGCTGGCGCTGCACGACCGGACCGCGGCCGACGCGATGCGGCCGTGGTCGTCGGTGACGACGGTGGCCGACGACGTGTCGCCGGCGTCGCTGGAGGTGCTGGCGACGCGCACCGGGTGGTCGCGCTTCCCGGTGGTGCAGCGCAGCACCCGCCGCGTCTTGGGCTTCGTGCACGTCAAAGACATCATCGGGTACGCCGGCGCGAACCGGACCGCACCTGTGCCGGCGGAGATCGTTCGCGGGCTCACCGTCGTACCCCCGGATCGAAGTCTTGCCGATCTGCTGCTTTCGATGCGGCGCGAGCGGCATCACATGGTTTTGGTGAGTGACGGCCGTGCACCGCTCGGAGTAGTGACACTCGACGATGTGCTAAATGCAGTTGTCGGTCGGGGCAATTCGGGCTTTCCCGGCGGAGGTGCTACACCGCCCGTACCCGCCTGA